The following coding sequences are from one Deltaproteobacteria bacterium window:
- a CDS encoding Ni/Fe hydrogenase subunit alpha has translation MSRKILLEKATRVEGNADILIEVEEGEIKIARFLVGDFRGFERFCKGRRVEFVPQLISRVCGLCSSSHQVASLKAIEEALSVEVPASIKNLREIIVLGEWIGSHALSYFFLTVPDFLGAAGGVFELMKTHPEIATEAFALRKAGQRIVELLGKRASHPVAMGIGRFLIPPTESELEQVQQIAAEVQVRARTLLVEAGKIQLDQDSIELPPDQEALCLIYDGREGQDVFRAYSKEGRTVATFAREEFEENVAEMRAEWTFAKFPYLRSFGFPAGMVLVGPFSRKYLEGGFLDDPEIASLEIVASFKEKEPANLESYDVCRLAEILWAAKRIEHLLTEVDLKQTAVDVDFKVSGKGIGVLEAPRGVLVHSYLVKRGYLERMRLLVATQFNNAYINLLIKDLAQKHLHNDRLSPAGERLIGRCVRIFDPCLSCATH, from the coding sequence ATGAGTAGGAAGATTCTTCTCGAGAAAGCAACTCGTGTAGAAGGAAATGCAGATATCCTCATTGAGGTGGAAGAAGGCGAGATCAAAATTGCCCGCTTTCTGGTGGGAGACTTTCGTGGCTTTGAACGGTTCTGCAAGGGAAGGCGGGTGGAATTTGTACCGCAACTCATATCCCGCGTATGTGGCTTGTGCAGCAGTTCTCACCAGGTCGCAAGCCTCAAGGCGATCGAAGAAGCACTTTCAGTGGAGGTGCCGGCCTCAATAAAGAATCTGCGGGAGATCATCGTCCTGGGTGAATGGATAGGCAGTCATGCCCTGAGCTATTTTTTCCTTACGGTTCCTGACTTTCTTGGCGCAGCTGGAGGAGTCTTCGAGCTCATGAAAACTCATCCAGAGATTGCCACAGAGGCGTTCGCCCTGCGCAAGGCCGGACAGAGAATAGTGGAACTGCTCGGCAAGCGCGCCTCGCATCCAGTTGCCATGGGGATCGGACGTTTTCTCATACCTCCTACAGAGAGTGAGCTGGAGCAGGTGCAACAAATTGCAGCTGAGGTGCAAGTACGGGCGAGAACACTGCTGGTGGAGGCTGGAAAAATTCAGCTTGACCAGGACAGCATCGAACTGCCACCTGACCAGGAAGCCCTCTGTCTGATATACGACGGTCGCGAAGGGCAGGATGTTTTCAGAGCCTACAGTAAGGAAGGCAGGACTGTGGCGACCTTTGCCAGGGAAGAGTTCGAGGAAAATGTTGCCGAGATGAGGGCAGAATGGACATTTGCCAAATTTCCCTATCTTCGCTCATTCGGCTTTCCTGCCGGCATGGTACTGGTGGGTCCGTTTTCCAGAAAATATCTCGAAGGCGGCTTTCTGGACGATCCGGAAATAGCTTCTCTGGAAATCGTAGCTTCTTTCAAGGAAAAAGAGCCCGCCAATCTCGAAAGCTACGATGTTTGCCGGTTGGCGGAGATCCTCTGGGCGGCCAAACGAATTGAGCATCTTCTCACGGAAGTGGATCTCAAACAGACAGCGGTGGATGTTGACTTCAAAGTGAGCGGTAAAGGCATTGGCGTATTGGAGGCTCCCCGCGGCGTACTGGTACACAGCTATCTAGTCAAACGTGGCTATCTGGAGCGAATGCGGCTTCTGGTGGCTACTCAGTTCAATAATGCCTACATCAATTTGCTGATAAAAGATCTGGCTCAGAAACACCTCCACAATGACAGACTTTCCCCAGCCGGTGAACGATTAATAGGCCGCTGCGTTCGTATATTCGACCCGTGTCTGAGCTGTGCAACGCATTAA
- a CDS encoding cyclic nucleotide-binding domain-containing protein — MAYNEEIFGTFYEKGEVVCRQGEPGDTMYIIQSGAVEVSQLQGGQEVVLGLMEAGDFFGEMALVDEKPRSATVTVIKSGRLLYLTRETLLERVRQDPGVAIHLLRALSRRIEETSKLLQRKVEESESLRVALEKRRQMECQLSFTEERRGRGNDGSETFLQLPLSAPLDIKALARAESVTFDSYENIFRQGDPGEAMYIIAQGAVEIYQEKRGVRCFLTRLGRGDIFGEMALLTSRPRSASAVATERCQLVPIMRSAFFNKVKRDPGLALYVLQVLTLRLRRLHQAMADPEKWVDIVQMSLLPPLRKEQRIRMALVSLSTCGSGAAVLLEDQQKLGELLERVRIVYCPMLMDQSEISEADIVAIDGAVRMREDEELLREVRYKSDYLVAWGTCAAQGGIPSLANMFELEEIVEASYGETQDPFDYYLSGTRAGAGGTYQRSQMALLRRAGKLDDFVRVDYYLPGCPARIDYLIQLVKELRGEQQSLKLRQIVCAECSRKPRKVEADAMFVYPRQDWDPALCFSSGASLCLGFLTKGGCGAICPSNGLPCWGCRGPSAKVLKRMKKGETLEQIILSSLRRRCHHDEEELKTVMRILRSCGYSLMNFSHNMVLDPSRIR; from the coding sequence ATGGCGTACAACGAAGAAATATTCGGCACTTTTTATGAAAAGGGAGAGGTTGTGTGTCGTCAGGGGGAGCCGGGCGACACCATGTACATAATCCAGTCCGGCGCGGTGGAGGTAAGCCAGCTTCAGGGGGGGCAGGAAGTTGTGCTGGGGCTCATGGAAGCAGGAGATTTCTTCGGCGAAATGGCCCTGGTTGACGAAAAACCGAGATCAGCCACAGTAACTGTCATAAAATCAGGCAGACTGCTTTACCTCACCCGGGAGACGTTGCTCGAAAGGGTGCGTCAGGACCCTGGGGTGGCCATTCATCTGCTCAGGGCTTTGAGCAGGAGGATTGAGGAGACGAGCAAACTCTTGCAGCGGAAGGTTGAAGAAAGTGAATCTTTGCGAGTGGCTCTCGAAAAAAGAAGACAGATGGAGTGCCAGCTGTCGTTTACCGAAGAAAGGCGCGGCCGGGGTAATGACGGGAGCGAGACCTTTCTGCAGCTTCCCCTGAGTGCACCTCTGGACATCAAGGCACTGGCCCGTGCAGAAAGCGTTACCTTCGATTCTTACGAGAATATTTTTCGCCAGGGTGATCCAGGCGAGGCCATGTATATCATCGCCCAGGGTGCGGTCGAGATTTATCAGGAAAAGAGAGGTGTTCGATGTTTCCTGACTCGCCTTGGGCGTGGAGATATTTTCGGTGAGATGGCGCTTCTTACCAGCCGACCTCGCTCGGCATCCGCAGTGGCGACCGAGCGCTGTCAGTTGGTGCCGATCATGCGAAGTGCCTTTTTCAATAAAGTGAAACGCGATCCCGGCCTTGCACTCTATGTGTTGCAGGTTCTAACCCTGCGGTTGCGCCGACTCCATCAGGCCATGGCTGATCCGGAGAAATGGGTGGATATAGTCCAGATGAGCCTTTTGCCACCATTGCGAAAAGAGCAGCGAATCCGGATGGCATTGGTGTCGCTTTCTACCTGCGGTAGTGGTGCGGCAGTGCTCCTGGAAGATCAACAAAAGCTGGGAGAGTTGCTGGAACGCGTTCGCATCGTCTACTGTCCGATGCTGATGGATCAGAGCGAGATTTCTGAAGCAGACATAGTAGCAATAGATGGGGCGGTGCGGATGCGAGAGGATGAGGAACTGCTGCGAGAGGTGAGATACAAGAGCGACTACCTGGTAGCCTGGGGCACCTGCGCTGCCCAGGGGGGAATACCCAGTCTCGCCAACATGTTCGAGCTGGAAGAGATAGTTGAAGCATCTTATGGCGAGACTCAGGATCCTTTCGACTATTACCTATCTGGTACCAGAGCTGGTGCTGGAGGAACCTATCAACGCAGCCAGATGGCCCTGCTTCGTCGGGCTGGAAAGCTGGATGATTTTGTCCGGGTTGATTATTACTTGCCGGGCTGCCCCGCGCGGATAGATTACCTTATCCAACTCGTAAAAGAACTGAGAGGAGAGCAACAAAGTCTGAAGCTGCGGCAGATCGTCTGTGCCGAATGCAGCCGAAAGCCCAGGAAAGTGGAGGCTGATGCCATGTTCGTCTACCCTCGGCAGGACTGGGACCCTGCTCTCTGTTTCTCATCGGGTGCTTCTCTGTGCCTGGGTTTTCTGACCAAAGGGGGCTGCGGTGCCATATGCCCCAGCAATGGCCTGCCCTGCTGGGGATGCCGGGGACCATCAGCGAAGGTCCTGAAGCGTATGAAAAAGGGAGAGACCCTCGAGCAGATAATCCTGAGTTCCTTACGAAGACGTTGCCACCATGACGAAGAAGAGCTGAAGACAGTCATGAGAATCCTGCGCAGCTGTGGTTACAGCCTCATGAACTTCTCTCACAACATGGTCCTGGACCCATCGAGGATACGATGA